A portion of the bacterium genome contains these proteins:
- the secA gene encoding preprotein translocase subunit SecA, whose product MSKKTDKKKKNVLVEENKVEKFLTKVFGDPQKKILKDLQKKVDEINALEDKIKKLSDEEIRAKFEKLTKQVRSEKKTLDEVLVEVFAIVREVSVRTLGMRHFDVQLIGGMVLHQGKVAEMKTGEGKTLVATLPVVLNSMEGRGVHVVTVNDYLAQRDASEMGAIYDFLGLSVGAIINEASFIFDKNFDNEAHENEDMRKLRPATRKDAYAADITYGTNNEFGFDYLRDNMVNETDLLRQRELNFAIVDEVDSILIDEARTPLIISAPAADNPDAYIQFAKIAAQLVPEDYDLDEKRRSVALTDEGIDKVEKLLGMKNLYTPEHTRAVYHIEQALRAETLFKRDRDYVVSNDGEVIIVDEHTGRLMNGRRYNEGLHQAIEAKEKVPVLNESQTLATISFQNFFRLYNKLSGMTGTAFTEAEEFQQIYALDVVQIPPNKPVIRDDKEDLIFKTEKAKLKAVAEEIKKHHKAGRPVLVGSATIEKNEQIAKYLDKEGIKYNLLNAKNNEHEASIVAKAGEKGAITLATNIAGRGTDIKLGKGVKELGGLVVLGSERHESRRIDNQFRGRGGRQGDPGETQFFVSTEDDLMRIFQGEKIAVLMDRLGVPEDQPIQHKSVSKMLENSQKMVEGFNFDTRKNVVQYDNVINRHRKVVYTMRRKILEGEDITPQIKQLLNEKVQELVELPSKNNPDFVKNFIQTFPVEEDTAEALGSIKNDKKRLEIANQIVEDIYLDKRAEIGEEDLQKVEREVYLQVLDTLWMNHLENMGHLREGIHWRSVGQRDPLVEYREESQKLFEGLQNTLRDEVIRVILNVRKTDVLVRSEEGHETELTRLAETAVEKGVNEIQKGDSFHDDDFSTSNVKKSDSKNAKNAKKNSAKKAKKAQRQNKKKGRR is encoded by the coding sequence ATGTCTAAGAAAACTGATAAGAAAAAGAAGAATGTTTTGGTTGAAGAAAACAAGGTGGAGAAGTTTTTGACCAAAGTTTTTGGTGATCCTCAGAAAAAGATTTTGAAGGATTTGCAAAAAAAAGTTGACGAAATCAACGCGCTCGAAGATAAAATCAAGAAGTTGAGCGATGAAGAAATTCGCGCAAAATTTGAAAAATTGACCAAGCAAGTTCGAAGTGAGAAAAAGACGCTCGACGAAGTTTTGGTTGAAGTTTTTGCGATCGTTCGAGAAGTGTCGGTCAGGACGCTCGGCATGCGCCATTTTGATGTTCAGTTGATTGGTGGTATGGTGCTTCACCAAGGTAAAGTTGCCGAAATGAAAACTGGTGAAGGTAAGACTCTTGTGGCGACTTTGCCAGTTGTTCTCAACTCGATGGAAGGTCGCGGCGTTCATGTTGTGACTGTTAACGACTACCTTGCTCAGCGTGACGCCAGCGAAATGGGCGCGATTTATGATTTTCTAGGGCTATCTGTTGGTGCGATTATTAATGAGGCTTCGTTTATTTTTGATAAAAACTTCGACAATGAAGCGCACGAAAACGAAGATATGCGAAAACTTCGCCCAGCAACTCGAAAGGACGCTTACGCGGCGGATATCACTTATGGAACTAATAATGAGTTTGGCTTCGACTATCTTCGCGACAACATGGTTAACGAGACGGATCTTCTTCGACAGCGCGAATTGAATTTTGCAATTGTTGACGAAGTCGACTCAATCTTGATCGACGAGGCTCGAACTCCGCTCATTATCTCTGCGCCTGCCGCTGATAATCCAGATGCTTATATTCAATTTGCTAAAATCGCCGCGCAACTCGTTCCGGAAGATTACGACTTGGACGAAAAACGCCGAAGCGTTGCGCTCACAGATGAGGGTATCGACAAGGTTGAAAAACTTCTCGGAATGAAGAATCTCTACACTCCAGAGCATACTCGTGCGGTGTACCATATAGAGCAGGCTCTTCGCGCGGAAACTCTCTTCAAGCGCGATCGGGATTATGTTGTTTCTAACGACGGCGAAGTTATCATTGTTGACGAGCATACTGGTCGTTTGATGAATGGTCGTCGTTATAATGAGGGTCTTCACCAAGCGATCGAAGCCAAAGAAAAAGTGCCAGTTCTCAATGAATCGCAGACTCTAGCGACGATTTCGTTCCAGAATTTCTTCCGCCTTTATAATAAATTGAGCGGTATGACCGGAACAGCGTTTACTGAGGCTGAAGAATTTCAGCAGATTTATGCTTTGGATGTAGTTCAAATTCCACCCAATAAGCCTGTGATTCGTGATGACAAAGAAGATCTTATCTTCAAAACTGAAAAAGCCAAGTTGAAGGCTGTTGCAGAAGAAATTAAAAAACATCATAAGGCTGGCCGTCCAGTTTTGGTTGGTTCCGCAACGATCGAAAAGAACGAGCAAATCGCCAAATATTTGGATAAAGAAGGTATAAAATACAACCTTCTCAATGCCAAAAATAACGAGCATGAGGCTTCGATCGTAGCTAAGGCTGGTGAAAAGGGTGCGATCACGCTCGCAACCAACATTGCCGGTCGTGGTACCGACATTAAACTCGGTAAAGGGGTTAAAGAACTCGGCGGTCTTGTTGTTCTTGGCTCAGAGCGCCACGAGAGTCGTCGAATTGACAATCAGTTCCGTGGTCGTGGTGGTCGTCAGGGTGACCCAGGTGAAACACAATTCTTTGTATCTACTGAAGATGATCTGATGCGAATTTTCCAAGGAGAGAAGATCGCCGTTTTGATGGATCGTCTTGGCGTGCCAGAAGATCAGCCAATTCAGCATAAATCTGTTTCGAAAATGCTTGAAAATTCACAAAAAATGGTTGAAGGCTTTAATTTCGACACTCGTAAGAATGTTGTTCAATACGACAATGTCATTAACCGTCACCGCAAGGTTGTTTACACTATGCGCCGCAAAATCCTTGAAGGCGAGGATATCACACCACAAATCAAACAATTATTGAACGAAAAAGTCCAAGAATTGGTTGAACTTCCTTCAAAAAACAATCCAGATTTTGTCAAAAACTTTATCCAGACTTTCCCCGTTGAAGAAGACACAGCGGAAGCACTCGGCTCGATTAAAAACGACAAAAAGCGTCTTGAAATTGCCAACCAGATCGTTGAAGACATTTATCTCGACAAAAGGGCTGAGATTGGTGAAGAAGATCTCCAAAAAGTTGAACGAGAAGTTTATCTTCAAGTTCTTGATACGCTTTGGATGAATCACCTTGAAAATATGGGTCACCTTCGTGAGGGCATCCACTGGCGCAGTGTTGGTCAGCGCGATCCGCTTGTTGAGTATCGTGAAGAATCACAAAAATTGTTCGAGGGTCTTCAAAATACGCTTCGAGATGAAGTTATTCGTGTGATTTTGAATGTTCGAAAGACTGATGTGCTTGTTCGAAGCGAGGAAGGCCACGAGACTGAACTCACTCGACTCGCGGAGACTGCCGTTGAAAAGGGCGTCAATGAAATCCAAAAGGGTGATAGTTTCCACGATGATGATTTTTCTACTTCAAATGTGAAGAAATCAGATAGCAAAAACGCCAAAAATGCCAAGAAAAATTCAGCCAAAAAAGCCAAAAAGGCTCAGCGCCAAAACAAGAAAAAGGGTCGCAGATAA
- a CDS encoding pitrilysin family protein, protein MRHQVSEVRLKNGGRGLLVDVPDATVMSFSFNFRAGNLYVKSPEIYETAHIMEHMAFGANARFDSEHDFELEFTKNGAYHNASTSDTGMTYVADCADFEWERIFDLQVLSISEPRFNEVEFESEKGNVRNELTGYLNNNARLLWPKIQQAFGESVKTYEERLETISNIRLEDIIEHHQRTHTTDNLRFVISGKITPERRQKIIDRLESLPLPRGERFEIVENDLLNPSEPIFIPRSDLKNISFGFSIVLPRQFSTEEMDAFQALNHILTGTMHSRIFGKARKGGLTYGTYSGVSRGMRSTSWDFEGQANFDTAEPLFDLIVQELQKVIEGDITQEEVDAMKSYALGSFQMSGQTVGATGGFYAGRYYWDGTIKNHSAQAELIKKISGDKMIELAREFLREGLFVLGAVSGGDQRQIEILSRKIEVLLENNR, encoded by the coding sequence ATGCGTCATCAAGTCAGCGAAGTCCGTCTGAAAAACGGCGGACGCGGGCTTCTTGTTGATGTTCCAGATGCGACCGTGATGAGTTTTAGTTTTAATTTTAGGGCTGGCAATCTTTATGTTAAGAGCCCAGAAATTTACGAAACCGCACACATTATGGAACATATGGCTTTTGGCGCCAACGCACGATTTGATTCTGAGCACGATTTTGAGTTAGAATTCACCAAAAACGGCGCCTACCACAACGCTTCTACCTCTGATACGGGTATGACTTATGTGGCGGATTGTGCTGATTTTGAATGGGAGAGGATTTTCGACCTTCAAGTTTTATCTATCAGTGAACCTCGATTTAATGAAGTTGAGTTCGAATCCGAAAAAGGAAATGTTAGAAATGAACTAACTGGCTACCTCAACAATAACGCAAGGCTTCTTTGGCCTAAGATCCAGCAGGCATTCGGTGAAAGTGTGAAGACTTACGAAGAACGCTTGGAGACGATTTCTAATATCAGGCTTGAAGATATTATTGAGCATCATCAACGCACGCATACTACTGATAATTTGCGATTTGTGATTTCTGGTAAAATTACGCCCGAGCGTCGACAAAAGATCATTGACAGGCTCGAGAGTTTACCACTTCCGAGAGGTGAGCGCTTTGAGATTGTGGAAAACGATTTACTTAATCCGAGTGAGCCGATCTTCATCCCGAGAAGTGATTTGAAGAATATCAGTTTTGGGTTTTCTATTGTCTTGCCGAGACAATTTTCAACTGAAGAAATGGACGCGTTTCAGGCGCTTAACCATATCTTGACAGGGACGATGCATTCAAGGATTTTTGGTAAGGCACGAAAGGGCGGCCTGACTTATGGCACTTACAGTGGCGTGTCGCGGGGAATGCGATCAACCTCTTGGGATTTTGAAGGGCAGGCCAACTTTGATACCGCTGAGCCGCTTTTTGATCTAATTGTCCAAGAACTTCAGAAAGTGATTGAGGGTGACATAACGCAAGAAGAAGTTGATGCGATGAAGTCTTATGCGCTTGGTAGTTTCCAGATGAGTGGTCAGACGGTTGGCGCAACGGGCGGATTCTATGCTGGGCGCTACTACTGGGATGGCACGATTAAAAATCACTCAGCGCAAGCAGAATTGATTAAGAAAATCTCTGGTGACAAAATGATTGAATTGGCGCGAGAATTCTTGCGCGAGGGTTTGTTCGTTCTAGGCGCTGTGAGTGGTGGTGATCAGAGACAGATAGAAATCCTATCTCGTAAAATTGAAGTTTTACTAGAAAATAACCGTTAG
- a CDS encoding 50S ribosomal protein L27 yields MSKVKAGGSSKNTRNNAGARLGVKRFGGQKVNAGEVLVRQTGATKLAGNGTYMSQNFTIHAEQAGVVQFKQVKKKLFTGKTVRRTVVEVVAA; encoded by the coding sequence ATGTCAAAAGTTAAAGCAGGTGGTTCAAGTAAGAACACTCGAAACAATGCCGGCGCACGCCTTGGCGTGAAACGATTTGGCGGCCAAAAAGTCAACGCGGGAGAAGTCCTCGTCCGACAAACTGGCGCAACCAAATTGGCTGGCAACGGTACTTACATGAGCCAGAATTTTACAATCCACGCTGAACAAGCAGGCGTTGTTCAATTCAAGCAAGTTAAGAAAAAACTTTTCACTGGCAAGACAGTTCGTCGAACAGTTGTAGAAGTTGTAGCAGCGTAA
- a CDS encoding glycine--tRNA ligase, with protein MDKNVTLEKIVSLAKRRGFIWQGSEVYGGMRGTWDYGPLGLSLKRKIMNEWWQFFVDNRSDMYGVDAAIIMNPKTWHASGHAATFADPLVEDLKTGERYRADHLLKDNGIDAEGLSNEKITEIIREKGLKSPKGNDLSEVRSFNMMFQTNVGAVVNDNSVAFLRPETAQGIFTNYKNVVDAFYPDLPFGLAQQGKAFRNEISPRDFVFRSREFEQMEIEYFVHPEKWEENFEGLLADTLEFLTEKMGLKKENLHLLEVPEEDRAHYSKRTVDLEYNYPIGKEELMGIAYRTDFDLGNIERASGKNMAYVDKNSKEKFIPHVIEPSFGVERLLMAVLTESYREIETDGKIRTFLALPENLAPVKIIVAPLLKNKENLVEEARRVYAILKKKYGNVELDLSGKVGKVYAKADEIGVPRVVVIDFDTIEGDGLVSVRNRDDASQIRVELEEI; from the coding sequence ATGGATAAAAATGTAACTTTGGAAAAAATCGTCAGCCTGGCTAAGCGTCGAGGCTTTATCTGGCAGGGTAGCGAGGTTTATGGCGGAATGCGCGGAACTTGGGACTATGGTCCGCTTGGATTGTCTCTCAAGCGTAAAATTATGAATGAATGGTGGCAGTTTTTTGTTGATAATCGCAGTGATATGTACGGTGTTGATGCGGCGATTATTATGAACCCTAAAACTTGGCACGCCAGTGGTCACGCGGCGACTTTTGCCGATCCTTTGGTTGAAGATCTCAAGACTGGTGAGCGATACCGCGCAGACCACCTCCTTAAAGATAATGGGATTGATGCGGAAGGCCTTTCTAACGAAAAAATCACCGAAATCATCCGTGAAAAAGGCTTGAAATCGCCCAAAGGCAACGATCTTAGCGAGGTCCGCAGTTTTAATATGATGTTCCAGACCAATGTTGGTGCCGTTGTTAATGACAACTCTGTGGCGTTTCTTCGTCCTGAAACAGCCCAAGGTATTTTCACCAATTACAAAAATGTGGTTGACGCGTTTTATCCAGATCTGCCATTTGGCTTGGCGCAACAGGGCAAGGCGTTTCGAAACGAGATTTCTCCGCGTGATTTTGTCTTCAGGAGCCGTGAGTTTGAGCAAATGGAGATCGAATATTTTGTCCATCCAGAAAAGTGGGAAGAGAATTTTGAAGGTCTGCTCGCCGACACGCTCGAATTTTTGACTGAAAAGATGGGGCTTAAGAAAGAAAATCTTCATCTTCTCGAAGTTCCAGAAGAAGACCGCGCACACTACTCCAAGCGAACGGTTGATCTTGAGTATAATTATCCGATCGGCAAGGAAGAGTTGATGGGAATTGCTTACCGTACGGATTTTGATCTTGGCAATATTGAGCGAGCGAGCGGTAAGAATATGGCGTATGTTGATAAAAATTCTAAGGAGAAATTTATTCCGCATGTGATTGAGCCGAGTTTTGGCGTTGAACGATTACTGATGGCTGTCTTGACGGAAAGTTATCGCGAGATTGAAACTGATGGCAAAATTCGCACATTTTTGGCTTTGCCTGAAAACTTGGCGCCAGTTAAAATCATCGTCGCGCCACTCCTTAAAAATAAGGAGAATCTGGTTGAAGAGGCTCGCCGAGTTTATGCGATTTTGAAGAAAAAATACGGCAATGTTGAACTTGACCTCAGCGGAAAGGTTGGTAAAGTTTATGCCAAAGCGGACGAGATTGGTGTGCCGCGCGTGGTGGTGATTGACTTTGATACGATTGAGGGCGACGGGCTTGTGAGTGTCAGGAATCGCGATGATGCGAGCCAGATTCGTGTGGAATTGGAAGAGATTTAG
- a CDS encoding RNA methyltransferase, with protein MEKITSAQNPLIKKLVRLNEKQSFRSREGLTILDGVHLCSEYFSKIGVPEICVVAENSKSQEVSEIIEKCRSAGVKTVEITQSLFRKISPVIDGVGIVFVAKTPQSQGPIETQKETLILENIQDPGNLGTILRSAAAFGVEQIICSRGAVSAWSPKVLRAGMGAHFSLQIFEDRDLAQDIQLIDVPIFATSLEAKKSIFEEDLSGSKAWIFGNEGKGVSKEILDLADKKVIIPHDPKVESLNVAMAASVCLSEAWRQKDAK; from the coding sequence ATGGAGAAAATCACTTCTGCGCAAAATCCATTGATCAAAAAACTTGTTCGACTGAATGAAAAGCAGAGTTTTAGAAGTCGTGAAGGTTTGACAATTTTAGATGGGGTGCATCTTTGCAGTGAGTATTTTTCTAAGATTGGCGTTCCAGAAATTTGTGTCGTAGCGGAAAATTCCAAGAGTCAAGAAGTATCTGAGATTATTGAAAAATGTCGTTCTGCTGGTGTAAAAACAGTTGAGATTACGCAAAGTCTTTTTCGAAAAATCTCACCAGTTATTGATGGCGTTGGCATAGTTTTTGTGGCTAAAACACCACAAAGTCAAGGTCCGATTGAAACTCAAAAAGAAACCTTAATCTTGGAAAATATCCAAGATCCTGGCAATCTCGGAACGATTTTGCGCAGTGCGGCTGCGTTTGGTGTTGAACAAATTATTTGTTCGCGTGGGGCTGTTTCTGCGTGGTCGCCCAAGGTGCTTAGAGCAGGGATGGGCGCGCATTTTAGCCTGCAGATTTTTGAAGATCGCGACTTGGCTCAAGATATTCAACTTATAGATGTTCCAATTTTTGCCACTAGCCTTGAAGCCAAGAAAAGTATTTTCGAAGAAGATTTAAGCGGTAGTAAGGCATGGATTTTTGGTAACGAGGGCAAGGGTGTTTCGAAAGAGATTCTTGATTTGGCGGATAAAAAAGTAATTATTCCGCACGATCCAAAGGTGGAGAGTTTGAATGTGGCGATGGCGGCAAGTGTGTGTTTGAGCGAGGCTTGGCGACAGAAAGATGCTAAGTAA
- a CDS encoding CYTH domain-containing protein translates to MKTVIVKAKVKNKIEFMKNIQAAGHDFGQPIFQNDRIFLPRNRQLNENFPKMIVRTEMVDPKRKPWFQLIQKRHIAAENVDLIHMTPILNYSETAHIVQQLGFELQAEVMRNRQKLQVEDTIFYLDEVEGLGTYIKLEREVKKGDNTETVRQELWDVLRVLGIDEDANEPNTYTSQLVKRNSGR, encoded by the coding sequence ATGAAAACTGTTATCGTTAAGGCAAAAGTTAAAAATAAGATTGAGTTTATGAAGAATATCCAGGCTGCAGGACATGATTTTGGCCAGCCCATATTTCAAAATGATCGGATTTTTTTGCCGAGAAATCGTCAATTGAATGAGAATTTTCCTAAAATGATTGTGCGTACAGAGATGGTTGACCCTAAGCGAAAGCCGTGGTTTCAACTTATCCAAAAGCGCCATATTGCGGCTGAAAATGTCGATTTGATCCATATGACACCAATTTTGAACTACTCAGAAACGGCACATATTGTCCAACAACTTGGCTTTGAACTTCAGGCTGAGGTTATGCGCAATCGCCAGAAACTTCAGGTTGAAGACACTATTTTTTACCTTGATGAAGTTGAGGGATTGGGCACATATATCAAGCTCGAGCGAGAAGTTAAAAAGGGCGACAATACTGAGACTGTCCGTCAAGAACTCTGGGATGTGCTTAGAGTTTTAGGTATTGATGAGGATGCTAATGAGCCTAACACCTATACCTCTCAATTAGTTAAGAGAAATAGCGGTCGATAA
- a CDS encoding SpaA isopeptide-forming pilin-related protein, with protein MKIKQISKKKIFRIFSAIAIFLVAGSFLLNAAVTKLKSSAASTTFSSGIGHYFGGYTIPYITGADGSVAYCLNHALLFPTGQNFNGVDGSDVYNSPEVKGILYYGYAGAGHNELMQKHGLGAHDARLATQLAIWKYGRRTGSIPGNQGISPDINTGNVQIDNYINELIGKTYNGNTATPVSVTQNVSTRVDGDRQVSDIISLGDGLNHGNVQITYSGDNGQARQDNISPTSFTVSLPKDFSGNVVATITGPAGKNFTPVVWTSGNGAVQNLISSGGMVNSSANTASTNINFDGVAYASEVSYRIKKTDVNGVAKQGAIFEVATDENFTQIIKTLTSRDDGYTPVQEYTFPESPRSAALRSITLYVREKAAPTGMTKSDEVKRIVLNRNQESVSEISYENQYKPITLKIVKKDESGQVVPNVRFIVSEFSDFSKGTISIITRGNGEASVDLPYNTDRKTLYVREESVPDHLVLSTEVKSVRIEAGQTGVVEFVNQFKTSNSIAKIIKKDASGSLIQGVVFEIATNQQFTDAEEFTTNAQGEISKTFTVAGLQQFPTVYVREKSTLAHLIKSNEVKTVTLRAGETSSVEFVNQFKGALAKIVKKDASNRAIQGVRFEIATNPQFTNSETLTTGVNGEISKSFQITTVTPPTIYVREVSAPSYLVVDNRVQSKPLVIDGAVDFEFVNQFNQAPITIRKTDEKGKNIAGVVFELSETRDFARIFDTVTTNAQGLVNKTYPTTQLTKVLYIREKSVPSHLVLSKEIKEITLAPNTTPTVTFVNDFVERDVELSKSDLSSADPIEGVTLTIYDASDENNRTKIYENITNKDGKLPGLKLKPGKYKFIETHATIGYKINPNPHFFEVLEDGTILGSTVMTDEREEYEFEIDKVDNKGNKVRGVVFEAKNKLTGEILTATTDENGVAKFKGIWADYEIKEKSAPEGYIKDENTYVLQLKKDGTYERMKVVNNKVEAPNTGAENGGILPILVSVGSILFAGTAFLIKRRA; from the coding sequence ATGAAAATTAAACAAATTTCTAAGAAGAAAATCTTCCGGATTTTTTCTGCTATTGCAATTTTTTTGGTGGCGGGAAGCTTTCTGCTTAATGCTGCTGTGACGAAACTTAAGAGTAGTGCGGCATCTACGACTTTCAGTTCTGGTATTGGTCACTATTTTGGCGGTTATACAATACCTTATATCACTGGAGCTGATGGGTCTGTTGCTTATTGCTTAAACCATGCGTTGCTTTTTCCGACTGGGCAGAATTTTAACGGAGTGGACGGATCAGATGTCTATAATTCTCCAGAGGTGAAGGGTATCCTTTATTATGGATATGCAGGCGCTGGCCATAATGAATTAATGCAAAAACATGGACTTGGAGCACACGATGCTCGGTTGGCTACCCAGTTGGCTATCTGGAAGTATGGCCGACGAACTGGAAGTATCCCTGGAAATCAAGGTATTAGCCCGGATATTAATACTGGTAATGTTCAGATCGATAACTATATAAATGAGCTTATTGGTAAGACCTATAATGGTAACACTGCTACTCCTGTGAGTGTAACTCAAAATGTGTCTACTCGAGTTGATGGAGACAGGCAAGTTTCGGATATTATAAGTCTTGGAGATGGATTAAATCATGGAAACGTGCAAATTACTTATTCTGGAGATAATGGCCAGGCTCGACAAGATAACATTTCGCCGACATCATTTACTGTTTCTCTGCCGAAAGATTTTAGTGGAAATGTTGTCGCTACTATAACTGGTCCTGCTGGAAAAAACTTTACGCCAGTTGTATGGACTAGTGGGAATGGTGCTGTTCAGAATTTAATTTCAAGTGGCGGAATGGTTAATTCCTCAGCAAACACAGCATCTACTAATATAAATTTTGACGGGGTTGCATATGCATCTGAAGTTTCTTATAGGATTAAGAAGACTGATGTTAATGGCGTTGCTAAGCAGGGTGCTATTTTTGAAGTAGCAACAGATGAAAACTTCACTCAAATTATTAAAACACTAACTTCTAGGGATGATGGATATACTCCGGTTCAAGAATATACTTTTCCTGAATCTCCGCGATCAGCTGCGTTAAGATCAATTACGCTATATGTTCGAGAAAAAGCCGCACCGACGGGTATGACTAAAAGTGACGAGGTCAAAAGAATTGTTCTCAATCGAAACCAGGAGAGTGTTTCTGAGATTTCTTATGAAAATCAATATAAGCCCATCACTCTAAAAATTGTCAAAAAAGATGAGTCTGGCCAAGTTGTTCCAAATGTTAGATTTATAGTCTCTGAGTTTTCGGATTTCTCCAAGGGTACTATATCTATTATTACTCGAGGAAATGGTGAAGCTTCTGTGGATCTTCCATATAATACAGACAGAAAGACTCTCTATGTTCGCGAAGAGTCTGTTCCTGATCATCTTGTTCTTTCGACAGAAGTTAAAAGTGTTCGAATAGAAGCAGGCCAGACTGGAGTTGTTGAATTCGTGAACCAGTTCAAGACTTCTAACTCTATAGCTAAAATCATCAAAAAAGATGCATCTGGTTCACTTATTCAAGGTGTTGTATTTGAAATAGCTACTAACCAACAATTTACTGATGCCGAAGAATTTACAACTAATGCACAAGGTGAAATTTCTAAAACATTTACAGTAGCCGGCCTTCAACAATTCCCAACTGTTTATGTTCGAGAAAAATCAACCCTTGCACACCTAATTAAATCGAATGAAGTTAAAACTGTAACTCTTCGTGCTGGTGAAACTTCATCTGTTGAATTTGTGAACCAGTTCAAAGGCGCTCTGGCGAAAATTGTCAAGAAAGATGCCAGCAATCGAGCTATTCAAGGTGTTCGATTCGAGATTGCAACAAATCCGCAATTCACCAATTCAGAAACTTTGACTACTGGTGTAAATGGTGAAATCTCCAAGAGCTTCCAGATCACAACCGTAACTCCTCCGACTATCTATGTCCGAGAAGTGTCTGCTCCGAGCTACCTCGTAGTTGATAATCGAGTTCAAAGCAAACCACTTGTAATTGATGGAGCTGTAGATTTTGAGTTCGTAAACCAGTTCAATCAGGCGCCTATAACTATTCGAAAAACTGACGAAAAGGGTAAAAACATCGCTGGCGTTGTATTTGAACTTTCGGAAACTCGCGACTTTGCTCGAATTTTCGACACAGTTACAACTAACGCTCAGGGTTTGGTGAATAAAACATACCCGACAACTCAGCTAACAAAAGTTCTTTACATTCGAGAAAAATCTGTACCTTCACACTTGGTTCTTTCGAAAGAAATTAAAGAAATTACCCTCGCACCAAATACAACTCCGACCGTGACATTCGTCAATGATTTTGTTGAGCGAGATGTCGAGCTTTCGAAGAGTGATTTGTCGTCTGCTGATCCAATTGAAGGTGTGACTTTGACAATTTATGATGCAAGTGATGAAAATAACCGAACTAAGATTTACGAAAATATCACCAATAAAGACGGAAAACTTCCTGGATTGAAGTTGAAGCCAGGTAAATATAAATTTATCGAAACTCACGCCACAATCGGCTACAAGATCAATCCAAACCCTCACTTCTTTGAAGTTTTGGAAGATGGGACAATTCTCGGTTCAACGGTTATGACTGACGAGCGTGAAGAATATGAATTCGAGATAGATAAAGTCGACAACAAGGGAAATAAGGTTCGTGGTGTTGTATTCGAAGCTAAAAATAAATTAACTGGCGAAATTTTGACTGCAACTACTGATGAAAATGGTGTAGCAAAATTCAAAGGTATTTGGGCAGACTATGAAATTAAAGAAAAATCTGCTCCAGAAGGATATATTAAGGATGAAAATACCTATGTCCTTCAACTTAAAAAAGATGGAACTTACGAAAGAATGAAAGTCGTTAACAATAAAGTTGAAGCGCCAAATACTGGTGCCGAAAACGGAGGAATCTTGCCAATTTTGGTAAGTGTTGGCTCAATTCTCTTTGCGGGAACAGCTTTCCTCATTAAACGGCGAGCATAA